One Thiocapsa bogorovii DNA segment encodes these proteins:
- a CDS encoding DDE-type integrase/transposase/recombinase, translating into MPTPVEVPQRERWARVRFAIIGPLLAAPPSDGELQAALAALAAKTWRHPVTGLDVRFGVSTLERWYYAARAAPDPVAVLRNRVRADRGAFPSVLPAAREALQAQYRDHPGWTAQLHRDNLAATLAGTATPVPSYPSVRRYLKAHGMVRRATPKRDTAGALAARDRLEQREVRSFEVEHVSALWHLDFHHGSRKVLTAAGTWLTPLLFGVIDDRSRLVCHLQWYTNETAEVLVHGLSQAFMKRGLPRALMTDNGAAMLAEETTAGLARLGVLHQTTLPYSPYQNAKQEAFWGRVEGRLMAMLEGESGLTLQALNHATQAWVEQEYHRSTHSELATTPLARYLEGPTVARPCPDAAALRAAFRIEVARRQRRADGTVSLAGIRLEIPARYRALETVHLRYARWDLAHVDLVDPHSGAILSPLRPLDKAANAGEARRALVPGAPVPQPSTPSGMAPLLRQLLETHAATGLPPAYLPLNTAEDTR; encoded by the coding sequence ATGCCGACCCCCGTGGAGGTTCCGCAACGCGAGCGTTGGGCCCGCGTGCGCTTTGCGATCATCGGACCCTTGCTCGCCGCCCCGCCGTCGGACGGCGAGTTGCAGGCGGCACTCGCCGCCTTGGCCGCCAAGACCTGGCGCCATCCCGTCACCGGCCTGGATGTTCGGTTCGGTGTGTCGACCCTCGAGCGCTGGTACTACGCCGCGCGCGCCGCGCCCGATCCGGTGGCGGTGCTGCGCAATCGCGTGCGCGCCGATCGCGGGGCCTTCCCGAGCGTGCTGCCCGCCGCCCGCGAGGCCCTGCAGGCGCAGTACCGCGATCATCCCGGCTGGACCGCCCAGCTGCATCGCGACAACCTGGCCGCGACCCTCGCCGGCACCGCCACCCCGGTGCCGTCCTATCCGAGCGTGCGGCGCTACTTGAAGGCCCACGGGATGGTGCGCCGCGCCACCCCCAAGCGCGACACCGCCGGCGCGCTGGCCGCGCGCGATCGCCTGGAGCAGCGCGAGGTGCGCAGCTTCGAGGTCGAGCACGTCTCGGCGCTCTGGCACCTGGATTTCCATCACGGCTCGCGCAAGGTGCTCACGGCGGCCGGAACCTGGCTCACGCCGTTGCTGTTCGGGGTCATCGACGATCGCTCGCGCTTGGTCTGTCACCTGCAGTGGTACACCAACGAGACCGCCGAGGTGCTGGTGCACGGGCTGTCGCAGGCGTTCATGAAGCGCGGCCTGCCGCGCGCCCTGATGACCGACAACGGCGCGGCGATGCTGGCCGAGGAGACGACCGCCGGATTGGCCCGTCTGGGCGTCCTGCATCAGACCACCTTGCCCTATTCGCCCTATCAGAACGCCAAGCAGGAGGCCTTTTGGGGCCGCGTGGAAGGCCGCCTGATGGCGATGCTCGAAGGCGAGTCCGGGCTCACGCTGCAGGCCCTCAACCACGCCACCCAGGCCTGGGTCGAGCAGGAGTATCACCGCAGCACCCATTCGGAATTGGCCACTACGCCGCTGGCGCGCTATCTGGAGGGCCCGACCGTGGCGCGCCCCTGCCCGGACGCCGCCGCCTTGCGCGCGGCCTTCCGCATCGAGGTCGCACGACGCCAACGCCGGGCCGACGGCACCGTCAGCCTGGCCGGCATCCGCCTGGAAATCCCCGCACGCTACCGCGCCCTGGAGACGGTGCATCTGCGTTACGCGCGCTGGGATCTGGCCCATGTCGATCTGGTGGATCCGCACAGCGGTGCGATCTTGAGCCCCCTGCGTCCGCTGGATAAGGCCGCCAATGCCGGGGAGGCCCGCCGTGCGCTGGTGCCCGGCGCACCGGTGCCGCAACCGAGCACACCGAGCGGGATGGCGCCGCTGCTGCGCCAGCTCCTCGAGACCCATGCCGCGACCGGCTTGCCGCCGGCCTATCTGCCCCTGAACACCGCCGAGGACACCCGATGA
- a CDS encoding ExeA family protein, translated as MNARLLALYGLKWHPFSSELPIEALYIPPRVEHFLWRIEQAQIREGGFAMIHGEPGTGKSVVLRLLAERLARLPDLSVGAIDHPQSSLGDFYRELGELFAVPLRPHNRWGGFKALRATWLGHLQTTRRRAVLLVDEAQEMSPAVLNELRLLASARFDSQPLLCVVLAGDTRLTDHLRREELLPLGSRIRTRLATEHARREELLACLQHLCASAGNAALMSEPLQHTLCDHAAGNYRILTTLAAELLAVAAQTERPHLDEALFLEVFTPPTTATPRRAALPR; from the coding sequence ATGAATGCGCGACTGCTCGCCCTCTACGGCCTGAAATGGCATCCCTTCTCCTCGGAGCTGCCGATCGAGGCGCTCTACATCCCCCCGCGCGTGGAACACTTCCTGTGGCGCATCGAACAGGCGCAGATCCGCGAAGGCGGGTTTGCGATGATCCACGGCGAACCGGGCACCGGCAAAAGCGTCGTGCTGCGTCTGCTCGCCGAGCGTCTCGCCCGGCTCCCGGATCTGAGCGTCGGCGCCATCGATCATCCGCAAAGCAGCCTCGGGGATTTCTACCGCGAGCTCGGCGAGCTGTTCGCCGTGCCGCTGCGTCCGCACAACCGCTGGGGCGGTTTCAAGGCGCTGCGTGCCACCTGGCTCGGCCATCTGCAGACCACCCGCCGGCGCGCCGTGCTGCTCGTGGACGAGGCCCAGGAGATGAGCCCCGCCGTGCTCAACGAGCTGCGCCTGCTCGCCAGCGCCCGCTTCGACTCCCAACCGCTGCTGTGCGTCGTCCTCGCCGGGGATACCCGCCTCACCGATCACCTGCGCCGCGAGGAGCTGCTGCCCCTGGGCTCGCGCATCCGCACCCGTCTGGCCACCGAGCATGCGCGCCGCGAGGAGCTGCTCGCCTGCCTGCAACACCTGTGCGCCAGCGCCGGCAACGCCGCCCTCATGAGCGAGCCCCTGCAACACACCCTCTGCGACCACGCCGCCGGCAACTACCGCATCCTCACCACCCTGGCCGCCGAGTTGCTCGCCGTCGCCGCCCAAACCGAGCGCCCCCACCTCGACGAGGCGCTCTTCCTCGAGGTCTTCACCCCGCCCACCACCGCCACCCCGCGGCGGGCCGCCCTGCCACGTTGA
- a CDS encoding glycosyltransferase family 2 protein translates to MRRDRLLALAARFLSEQVASRAAGFGGPPLARYDGRALVQVPFTDVREAHVTPALLSELERPVHSEADDLSVIVCTRDRPGPLRTCLNALSAQKAPPGEILVVDNSSDRTAASVCLDFPRVRYLHESSSGLSRARNCGVAAATRPLVAFTDDDVEVHERWSGEIVRAFEESDVESVTGLVISATLDTEAQRVFQMEMGGFGANCLPTRFGRIFFEETRHRGTQVWHVGAGANMAFRRALFERIGGFDERLGAGAAGCSEDSEIWYRILATGGECFYEPRALVFH, encoded by the coding sequence TTGCGGCGAGACCGCCTCCTTGCGCTCGCGGCCCGATTCCTTTCCGAGCAGGTCGCCAGCCGCGCCGCCGGATTCGGCGGTCCGCCGCTCGCGCGTTACGACGGTCGGGCGCTAGTGCAGGTCCCCTTCACCGACGTGCGGGAGGCCCATGTGACTCCGGCTCTGTTGTCCGAGCTCGAGCGGCCTGTTCATTCGGAAGCCGACGACCTGTCGGTGATTGTGTGCACACGCGATCGGCCCGGACCCTTGAGGACCTGCCTGAATGCCTTGTCGGCTCAGAAGGCGCCCCCGGGCGAGATCCTCGTGGTCGACAATTCCTCCGATCGCACGGCCGCCTCGGTGTGTCTCGACTTCCCTCGGGTGCGCTATCTGCATGAGTCGAGCTCCGGACTGAGTCGCGCCCGCAATTGCGGTGTCGCTGCAGCGACCCGTCCACTCGTCGCCTTCACCGACGACGACGTCGAGGTCCACGAGCGTTGGTCGGGCGAGATCGTCCGCGCATTCGAGGAATCGGATGTTGAATCGGTAACGGGTCTGGTGATTTCCGCGACGCTCGATACCGAAGCGCAGCGGGTCTTTCAGATGGAGATGGGCGGTTTCGGAGCGAATTGCCTGCCGACGCGTTTCGGTCGGATCTTTTTCGAAGAGACCCGTCATCGCGGCACACAGGTCTGGCATGTCGGTGCCGGTGCCAATATGGCGTTTCGCCGGGCCCTGTTCGAGCGTATCGGAGGCTTCGATGAGCGGCTCGGCGCCGGTGCCGCCGGTTGCTCGGAAGATTCCGAGATCTGGTATCGCATCCTCGCGACCGGAGGGGAGTGTTTCTACGAGCCCCGCGCCCTGGTCTTCCACTGA
- a CDS encoding ABC transporter ATP-binding protein, translating into MGIPALAAFLALLYRMQRPVRDVLSSRVAFDAGFPAVEDVADYLERTAEPFLVDGDRRFIHLQHGVEFRDVTFRYPGSDSPALDRVSLRIPKGETTAIVGRSGSGKSTLMDLLFRFRDPTEGEILVDGVPLSRLEIRSWRERLSIMSQAVYLLNDSVAANIGYGKANGAREEIRRAAEIAGAAGFIEALPIGYETLLGDEGFRLSGGQRQRIALARTILRNPDILLLDEATNALDAESERLFQSALRTYCEGRTLVVIAHRPSPIA; encoded by the coding sequence GTGGGGATCCCCGCGCTGGCGGCGTTTCTCGCCTTGCTCTACCGGATGCAGCGACCGGTCCGAGATGTCTTGTCCTCGCGGGTCGCCTTCGACGCCGGATTCCCCGCGGTCGAGGATGTCGCCGATTACCTGGAACGGACCGCCGAGCCCTTTCTGGTCGACGGCGACCGACGATTTATTCACCTGCAACACGGCGTCGAGTTTCGCGACGTCACCTTTCGCTACCCAGGCAGTGACTCGCCCGCGCTCGATCGCGTCTCGCTCCGGATCCCGAAAGGGGAGACGACTGCGATCGTCGGTCGCTCCGGCTCGGGAAAATCCACGCTGATGGACCTTCTCTTCCGGTTCCGAGATCCGACCGAGGGCGAGATTCTGGTCGACGGTGTTCCTCTGTCTCGGCTCGAGATCCGAAGTTGGCGCGAGCGGCTCTCGATCATGTCTCAAGCCGTCTACCTGCTCAACGACAGCGTCGCCGCCAATATCGGCTACGGCAAGGCGAACGGTGCGCGGGAGGAGATCCGACGCGCCGCCGAGATTGCCGGTGCGGCAGGGTTCATCGAGGCCCTCCCGATCGGCTACGAGACCCTGCTCGGCGATGAAGGGTTTCGTCTCTCTGGAGGGCAGCGTCAGCGCATCGCGCTGGCCCGGACGATCCTTCGCAATCCGGATATCCTGTTGCTCGACGAGGCGACCAACGCCCTCGATGCGGAGTCCGAGCGACTTTTTCAAAGTGCACTGCGGACCTACTGCGAGGGCCGCACGCTCGTGGTGATCGCCCATCGCCCATCGCCCATCGCCTGA
- a CDS encoding ABC transporter transmembrane domain-containing protein → MIGLCVAVILKNLVAQANHIVTRYFDGLVAHRLRARVLRQTVDSCIDYRVENRRSDIVNTIATNTWKVGGALTQLHQMAVSGSAILVFLVLLMMISPLLTLIAAAFLGTTALIVMLISRRAQRLGQEVVDQNKEFGLRM, encoded by the coding sequence GTGATCGGCCTCTGTGTCGCGGTCATCCTCAAGAACCTGGTCGCCCAGGCCAATCACATCGTGACCCGTTATTTCGATGGATTGGTGGCCCACCGCTTACGCGCCCGCGTCCTTCGCCAAACAGTCGATTCCTGCATCGACTATCGGGTGGAGAACCGCCGATCGGATATCGTCAACACGATCGCCACCAACACCTGGAAGGTGGGAGGTGCCCTGACTCAGCTCCATCAGATGGCGGTCTCGGGCTCGGCCATCCTGGTCTTCCTCGTCCTCTTGATGATGATTTCGCCTCTCTTGACGCTGATCGCCGCCGCGTTTCTCGGCACGACCGCCTTGATCGTCATGCTGATCTCGCGTCGCGCCCAACGTCTCGGCCAAGAGGTCGTCGATCAGAACAAGGAATTCGGGCTGCGCATGTAG
- a CDS encoding IS701 family transposase translates to MFPLPASIVSVLQPFACLFTAPTLAHLHVLLTGTLLAQGPRTVTAALRAMGLSAERRFERYHRVLNRARWSSRQGARILLGLLLGMLPAQVPIVVAVDETLERRKGARIRAEGMYRDAVRSSRGKVVTCLGLEWICMALLVPVPWSTRPWALPFLTRLAPSKRADEAAARHHRTVVELTIGMVWLVSRWLQQRRWILLGDGSYSCIQLGWEVLAAQATLITRLRLDARLFAFPEPVPAGRRGPKPKKGGVLAKLATREEAAHTRGEEVAIQWYGQPKTLRLLSEVCLWHTAGWPPLPIRWVLVVDPEGRLPTQAFFTTDLNMAPARVVELFVQRWSLEVTFEEVRRHLGVETQRQWNDLAIARTTPMLMALFSLVCLMVYRWRERWDALPRSTAWYLKSHATFSDCLALVRRTIWAEENYAYSRSEGEMVLISSKRLDRLLEQLAATA, encoded by the coding sequence ATGTTCCCTCTGCCAGCCTCGATTGTATCTGTTCTGCAGCCCTTTGCCTGCCTGTTCACCGCGCCGACCCTGGCGCATCTGCACGTCTTGCTCACGGGAACGCTGCTGGCGCAAGGACCACGCACGGTGACGGCGGCACTGCGGGCGATGGGGCTGAGCGCGGAGCGGCGCTTCGAGCGTTACCACCGGGTGCTGAATCGGGCGCGTTGGTCGTCGCGCCAAGGGGCGCGGATTCTGCTGGGGTTGTTGCTCGGGATGTTGCCGGCGCAGGTGCCGATCGTGGTGGCGGTCGACGAGACGCTGGAACGGCGCAAGGGCGCGCGCATTCGAGCAGAAGGGATGTATCGCGATGCGGTGCGCTCCTCGCGCGGCAAGGTGGTGACCTGTTTGGGGCTGGAGTGGATCTGCATGGCGTTGTTGGTGCCCGTGCCGTGGAGCACGCGGCCTTGGGCGCTGCCCTTTCTCACCCGCTTGGCGCCGTCGAAACGGGCCGACGAGGCGGCCGCGCGGCACCATCGCACGGTCGTGGAGCTCACCATCGGGATGGTCTGGCTGGTCTCGCGCTGGCTGCAGCAACGCCGCTGGATCCTGCTCGGCGACGGCAGCTACTCCTGCATCCAGCTGGGGTGGGAAGTGCTGGCTGCGCAAGCGACCCTGATCACGCGCCTGCGCCTGGATGCACGCCTGTTCGCCTTTCCCGAGCCGGTGCCCGCCGGGCGGCGCGGCCCCAAGCCGAAGAAAGGCGGCGTACTGGCCAAGCTCGCCACACGCGAGGAAGCGGCGCACACCCGAGGCGAGGAGGTCGCGATTCAATGGTACGGACAGCCCAAAACGCTGCGCCTGCTCAGCGAGGTGTGTCTGTGGCACACCGCGGGATGGCCGCCGTTGCCGATTCGCTGGGTGCTCGTGGTCGATCCCGAGGGCCGGCTGCCGACGCAAGCCTTCTTCACCACCGACCTGAACATGGCGCCGGCCCGCGTCGTGGAGCTGTTCGTCCAGCGCTGGTCGCTCGAGGTCACCTTCGAGGAAGTCCGTCGCCACCTCGGCGTCGAGACCCAGCGCCAGTGGAACGACCTGGCGATCGCACGCACCACGCCGATGCTGATGGCGCTGTTCTCGCTCGTCTGTCTCATGGTCTACCGGTGGCGCGAGCGCTGGGACGCCCTGCCGCGCTCCACGGCCTGGTATCTGAAGTCCCACGCCACCTTCTCCGATTGCCTGGCCCTGGTGCGGCGCACCATCTGGGCCGAGGAGAATTACGCCTACTCACGGTCCGAGGGGGAGATGGTCCTAATTTCGTCCAAGCGACTCGATCGCCTGCTGGAACAGCTCGCGGCGACCGCCTAG
- a CDS encoding glycosyltransferase family 2 protein, which translates to MKQITGCRRGSNRGSVRPMVLHEAVVRSSRLSTRPLRTKAPHLARNRRQGIEIRGREPPSPGRSAPREHRDTPQARTDGTHVLDASTASHRSVDDSAKADPRLVSIIIANFNYVEFIGTAIASALAQTYPRVEVIVVDDGSTDRSLEEISRFLPAIQCVQVEHQGQIGACAEGFRRSQGDILIFLDADDVLLPDAVERMCHPFVACPDVVKVQGYMSVIDRDGQAMGERIPGRLPDSGDYRALTLRHGLLPLPFAYTSGNAWSRRYLQQVFPLPTVGWLDDYLHDLAPLHGRIESLPETVVEYRIHGNNSWYGSRVLTRQAMQD; encoded by the coding sequence ATGAAACAGATAACTGGCTGTCGTCGTGGTTCAAATCGGGGCTCCGTGCGTCCGATGGTGCTCCACGAGGCCGTCGTTCGCTCGTCGCGCCTCTCGACTCGGCCTCTTCGAACGAAAGCGCCGCACCTTGCTCGCAACCGTCGCCAGGGGATCGAGATACGGGGCCGAGAACCCCCGTCTCCCGGACGATCGGCCCCGAGAGAGCATCGTGATACGCCTCAAGCGCGGACCGACGGCACACACGTGCTAGATGCCTCTACCGCATCACACCGATCCGTCGACGATAGTGCGAAGGCGGACCCTCGCCTCGTCAGTATCATCATCGCGAACTTCAATTATGTAGAGTTTATCGGTACCGCGATTGCGAGCGCACTGGCGCAAACCTACCCGCGAGTCGAGGTCATCGTCGTGGACGACGGGTCGACCGACCGCTCGCTGGAGGAGATCTCGCGTTTTCTGCCCGCGATCCAGTGTGTGCAGGTCGAGCATCAGGGTCAGATCGGCGCGTGCGCTGAGGGATTCAGGCGAAGCCAAGGCGATATCCTGATCTTCCTGGATGCCGACGACGTGCTTTTACCCGATGCGGTCGAACGTATGTGTCATCCCTTCGTTGCTTGTCCGGACGTCGTCAAGGTCCAGGGCTACATGTCGGTGATCGACCGAGACGGGCAAGCGATGGGGGAGCGCATCCCCGGGCGGCTACCCGATTCGGGCGATTATCGGGCGCTTACGCTGCGGCACGGTCTGCTGCCGCTCCCTTTTGCCTATACCTCCGGCAATGCCTGGTCGAGGCGCTACCTTCAGCAGGTCTTTCCGCTCCCGACGGTCGGTTGGCTCGACGACTACCTCCACGACCTGGCGCCGCTGCACGGACGGATCGAGTCCCTACCGGAAACGGTCGTCGAATACCGTATCCACGGCAATAATTCATGGTACGGGAGTCGCGTCCTCACACGTCAGGCCATGCAAGACTAA
- a CDS encoding nucleotidyltransferase domain-containing protein: protein MLKHLAERSTTTSALLLACLSADADSRQERSWRSVLDRGIDWDLLLTLGEHHDLLPLLFSGLEHAPPEFLPQSLLPLLRDHFQANHLRNRLALQCFLSAESALAETGVPALVLKGLALATTVYEHLAARQFGDVDLLIPENKVVQARYVLERLDYRPVYPPNMLRDLNIQQLTPSQERIYSAYYHELTLQSPDALFQLDMHWALVPQHFPIISDCKAIWQDAARATCDGRSIATLSAEHQIIHTCIHATKDRWRKLKWVVDLDRIVRADSRLGRAPLDWERLVWYAKTWRARRMVITGLGLAERLLATPIPESASRLFAHAASETDLSTVIKTLLNPEIHEPRVLRCLGINATLLRLLDTDACRRRYLLQALTMPRPEDEALFGPGPPNGALWKFRRPFWVLARCVGRIGRPRRNDYHRVDLARSTPDGD from the coding sequence ATGCTCAAGCATCTCGCTGAACGTTCCACAACAACCTCGGCACTCTTACTCGCGTGCCTGTCTGCCGACGCGGACAGCCGACAAGAGCGGAGCTGGCGATCGGTCCTTGATCGCGGCATCGACTGGGATCTCTTACTAACGCTCGGCGAGCATCACGACCTGCTGCCGTTGTTGTTTTCGGGACTGGAGCACGCCCCGCCTGAATTCTTGCCGCAGTCCCTGTTGCCGCTGCTGCGCGACCACTTCCAAGCCAACCATCTGCGAAATCGCTTGGCGCTGCAATGTTTTCTCAGCGCCGAGTCAGCATTGGCCGAGACGGGCGTCCCGGCGCTTGTCTTAAAAGGCTTGGCACTCGCAACAACCGTCTACGAGCACCTCGCGGCTCGACAGTTCGGCGATGTCGATCTGCTGATACCTGAGAACAAGGTCGTTCAAGCCCGCTATGTCTTGGAGCGTCTGGATTATCGGCCAGTCTATCCGCCGAACATGCTGCGCGACCTCAACATACAGCAGCTCACGCCAAGTCAGGAGCGTATCTATTCAGCGTATTACCATGAGCTTACGCTACAAAGCCCGGACGCACTCTTTCAGCTCGACATGCATTGGGCATTGGTACCGCAACATTTTCCGATCATCTCGGATTGCAAAGCAATTTGGCAAGATGCGGCGCGAGCGACATGCGACGGGCGATCCATCGCTACCCTGTCCGCGGAACATCAGATCATTCACACCTGCATCCACGCAACGAAGGACCGCTGGCGCAAGCTCAAGTGGGTCGTGGACCTCGACCGGATCGTTCGCGCCGATTCACGGCTCGGCCGGGCACCACTCGACTGGGAACGACTCGTTTGGTACGCCAAGACGTGGAGGGCGCGGCGCATGGTGATTACGGGGCTCGGGCTCGCCGAAAGGCTGCTCGCAACGCCGATCCCGGAAAGCGCGTCACGGCTATTCGCCCATGCTGCCTCCGAGACGGACCTGTCGACAGTCATAAAGACCCTTCTCAACCCCGAGATTCACGAGCCGCGGGTGCTCAGATGCCTCGGAATCAACGCCACATTACTCCGGCTCTTGGATACGGACGCTTGTCGGCGGCGCTATCTGCTTCAAGCGCTGACCATGCCGAGACCCGAGGACGAGGCCCTGTTCGGACCGGGACCGCCGAACGGCGCGCTGTGGAAATTTCGCCGCCCGTTTTGGGTCCTGGCGCGTTGTGTCGGACGCATCGGGCGGCCGCGACGCAACGATTATCATCGGGTCGATCTCGCGCGGAGCACACCCGACGGCGACTGA
- a CDS encoding HPr-rel-A system PqqD family peptide chaperone: MGSFKAGLTYRDLDGELIVLDAATGYIHQMNPTGALIWRLLDGGTSIESIETRLSDEFDLDAEEARRDVLGFVEQLQRAGLLEPIA, encoded by the coding sequence ATGGGATCTTTTAAGGCCGGACTGACATATCGTGACCTCGATGGCGAGTTGATCGTTCTTGATGCCGCGACGGGCTATATTCACCAGATGAATCCCACCGGCGCCTTGATTTGGAGACTGCTCGACGGAGGGACATCGATCGAGTCCATCGAGACCCGTCTCTCGGATGAGTTCGATCTCGATGCGGAGGAGGCGCGACGCGATGTGCTCGGCTTTGTCGAGCAACTGCAACGTGCCGGTCTCCTGGAACCGATCGCTTAG
- the rpoD gene encoding RNA polymerase sigma factor RpoD: MDQEQQQSQLKQLIAKGKEQGYLTYSEVNDHLPPGIVETDQIEDIVRMINDMGIMVHETAPDVVDHTLSDSAVSDDEAAEAAAAALATVDSEFGRTTDPVRMYMREMGTVELLTREGELVIAKRIEDGLNQVLSALSVYPRSVEKLIEIFDRVEREETRLTDVISGFNDGDDEPVATPHVVGSEKAKDDSDADTDDDDETAVVDTGPDPEDAARRAQLLREHFAVLRSALEQYGRDDERSRAAMASVSEVFLQFKLVAPVFQELAELLRHTIERIRGQERVIMSLCVEQAGMPRKVFIDTFPENETNPQWLEQQLASGKPYAARLAEVATDIRRAQRKLQEMEKENILTISEVKDVNRKMSIGEAKARRAKKEMVEANLRLVISIAKKYTNRGLQFLDLIQEGNIGLMKAVDKFEYRRGYKFSTYATWWIRQAITRSIADQARTIRIPVHMIETINKLNRISRQMIQEMGREATPEELAHRMDMPEDKVRKVLKIAKEPISMETPIGDDEDSHLGDFIEDSGVISPVDSATAEGLREATQNMLASLTSREAKVLRMRFGIDMNTDHTLEEVGKQFDVTRERIRQIEAKALRKLRHPTRSDKLRSFLDAD, encoded by the coding sequence ATGGATCAAGAACAGCAACAGTCCCAGCTGAAGCAACTGATTGCCAAGGGCAAAGAACAAGGTTACTTGACCTACAGCGAGGTCAACGATCATCTGCCTCCCGGGATTGTGGAGACCGATCAGATCGAGGACATCGTTCGTATGATCAACGACATGGGGATCATGGTCCACGAGACCGCCCCGGATGTCGTCGATCATACCCTGAGCGACTCGGCCGTCTCCGACGACGAGGCCGCCGAGGCCGCCGCCGCTGCATTAGCAACGGTCGACAGCGAATTCGGCCGCACCACGGATCCCGTGCGCATGTACATGCGCGAGATGGGCACCGTCGAGCTGCTCACGCGCGAAGGCGAGCTGGTGATCGCGAAGCGGATCGAAGACGGACTCAACCAGGTCCTCTCCGCGCTTTCGGTCTATCCGCGCTCCGTCGAGAAGCTCATTGAGATCTTCGATCGCGTCGAGCGCGAGGAGACGCGTTTGACCGACGTCATCTCGGGCTTCAACGACGGCGACGACGAACCGGTCGCCACCCCGCACGTCGTCGGCAGCGAGAAGGCGAAGGACGATAGCGATGCCGACACCGACGACGACGATGAGACAGCCGTCGTCGACACCGGGCCCGACCCCGAGGACGCGGCGCGGCGCGCGCAGCTGTTGCGGGAGCACTTCGCCGTGCTCCGCTCGGCACTGGAACAATACGGGCGCGACGACGAGCGTTCGCGCGCGGCCATGGCAAGCGTCTCCGAGGTTTTCCTTCAGTTCAAGCTGGTGGCTCCGGTCTTTCAGGAGCTTGCCGAGCTTCTGCGTCACACCATCGAGCGGATTCGCGGTCAAGAACGCGTGATCATGAGCCTCTGCGTCGAACAGGCCGGCATGCCGCGCAAGGTCTTCATCGATACCTTCCCGGAGAACGAGACCAATCCGCAGTGGCTCGAGCAACAGCTGGCCAGCGGCAAGCCCTACGCCGCACGTCTCGCCGAGGTCGCCACGGATATTCGCCGCGCGCAGCGCAAGCTCCAGGAGATGGAAAAGGAGAACATCCTCACCATCAGCGAGGTCAAGGACGTCAACCGGAAGATGTCGATCGGCGAAGCAAAGGCACGCCGCGCCAAGAAGGAGATGGTCGAGGCGAACCTCCGCTTGGTGATCTCGATCGCCAAGAAATACACGAACCGCGGTCTGCAGTTCCTGGACCTGATCCAGGAGGGCAACATCGGCCTCATGAAGGCCGTGGACAAGTTCGAATACCGTCGCGGCTACAAATTTTCGACCTATGCGACTTGGTGGATTCGCCAAGCGATCACGCGCTCCATCGCCGATCAAGCGCGCACGATCCGCATCCCGGTCCACATGATCGAGACCATCAACAAACTCAACCGGATCTCACGCCAGATGATCCAGGAGATGGGCCGCGAGGCGACTCCGGAAGAGCTCGCGCACCGGATGGACATGCCGGAGGACAAGGTCCGCAAGGTCCTGAAGATCGCCAAAGAGCCGATCTCGATGGAAACGCCGATCGGCGACGACGAAGACTCGCATCTCGGCGACTTCATTGAAGATTCCGGCGTCATCTCCCCGGTCGACTCCGCCACCGCCGAAGGCCTGCGCGAAGCGACCCAGAACATGCTCGCCAGCCTGACCTCGCGCGAGGCCAAGGTGCTGCGCATGCGCTTCGGCATCGACATGAACACCGACCACACACTCGAAGAGGTCGGCAAACAGTTCGACGTGACGCGCGAGCGCATCCGCCAGATCGAGGCCAAGGCCCTGCGCAAGCTGCGGCATCCGACGCGTTCGGATAAGCTCCGCAGCTTCCTCGACGCCGACTAA